The Williamsia sp. DF01-3 genome has a window encoding:
- a CDS encoding ferredoxin--NADP reductase translates to MEEPGSAVNGSVALTVREVITETPDAKTIVFDHPGDGLRYRPGQFLTLRIPSERTGSVARCYSLSSAPGHDDALRVTVKRTVDGYGSNWLCDNVAAGHVIESLVSAGAFTPKDLDRDLLLVGAGSGITPLLSIVKTALFDGTGRVVLFYANRDPASVIFAATLRELFAEHPDRLTILHWLENVQGLPTTAALQSMLQPYDGFEAFICGPKPFMRGARLALEQIGLPRGQIHIENFVSLSEDPFTQPATIVTARGDEDEADSAGVTVLLDGVTHEFDWPRSKTLIDVLLERGVDAPYSCREGECGSCQATVLSGQIEMTSVGALDEEDIADGLILGCQARPVSDQVSIEF, encoded by the coding sequence CTGGAAGAACCGGGGTCTGCTGTGAACGGCTCGGTCGCACTGACGGTCCGGGAGGTCATCACCGAGACCCCCGACGCCAAGACGATCGTTTTCGACCACCCGGGCGACGGGCTCAGATACCGGCCCGGGCAATTCCTCACGCTGCGGATCCCGAGTGAGCGCACCGGGTCGGTCGCACGATGCTATTCGCTCTCGAGCGCACCGGGGCACGACGACGCGCTCAGGGTGACGGTGAAGCGAACGGTCGACGGTTACGGGTCGAATTGGTTGTGCGACAACGTCGCCGCGGGCCATGTCATCGAGAGTCTGGTCTCTGCGGGCGCTTTCACACCGAAGGATCTCGACCGGGATCTGTTGCTGGTCGGCGCCGGCAGCGGAATCACCCCGTTGCTCTCCATCGTCAAGACGGCATTGTTCGATGGCACCGGTCGAGTGGTGCTCTTTTACGCCAATCGTGACCCCGCTTCGGTGATCTTCGCTGCCACCCTGCGTGAACTGTTCGCCGAACATCCCGACCGTCTGACCATCCTGCACTGGCTCGAGAACGTGCAGGGGTTGCCGACAACCGCAGCGCTGCAGTCGATGTTGCAGCCGTACGACGGTTTCGAGGCGTTCATCTGTGGGCCCAAGCCCTTCATGCGAGGTGCGCGACTGGCCCTCGAGCAGATCGGGTTGCCCCGCGGGCAGATTCACATCGAGAACTTCGTGTCGCTGTCGGAAGACCCGTTCACGCAACCGGCGACGATCGTCACCGCACGCGGCGACGAGGACGAGGCAGACTCGGCAGGCGTCACCGTTCTGCTCGACGGTGTGACTCATGAGTTCGATTGGCCCAGATCGAAAACGCTGATCGACGTGCTACTCGAACGAGGCGTCGACGCGCCCTACTCGTGCCGAGAAGGTGAATGCGGTTCGTGCCAGGCCACGGTGCTGTCCGGACAGATCGAGATGACGAGTGTGGGAGCACTCGACGAGGAGGACATCGCGGACGGGCTGATACTCGGCTGTCAGGCACGGCCGGTGTCGGACCAGGTGTCCATCGAATTCTGA
- a CDS encoding TetR/AcrR family transcriptional regulator: MKLSEAKLPKSAVTRQAFLDAARDVFERKGYSGTQVKDITDRLQVARGSFYYYFRDKRHIFIELGTVTTQETAAAVRSLEQIEIGAGKGEFEAWVRQLFDYLDRTGAFSIRSVDDSPPDARFQAAVAKVHAETAGVIGRELERLSGRTMQDAATTGVCVMAMMERSWFLVRNTKARLTREGTIAALTDLIYSMVASPSTEYPLEAARAID, from the coding sequence GTGAAACTGAGTGAGGCCAAGCTCCCGAAGTCGGCCGTGACCCGGCAAGCGTTCCTGGATGCAGCCCGGGATGTGTTCGAGCGCAAGGGATATTCCGGCACACAGGTGAAGGACATCACCGACCGACTCCAGGTTGCCCGTGGCAGTTTCTACTACTATTTTCGCGACAAGCGGCACATCTTCATCGAACTGGGCACCGTGACCACGCAGGAGACGGCCGCGGCGGTGCGATCGCTGGAACAAATCGAGATAGGCGCCGGCAAGGGAGAGTTCGAGGCGTGGGTTCGTCAGTTGTTCGACTACCTCGACCGTACCGGGGCGTTCTCGATCCGGTCGGTCGACGACTCGCCACCAGACGCCCGATTCCAAGCGGCGGTGGCAAAAGTCCACGCCGAGACCGCCGGTGTCATCGGCCGCGAACTCGAACGCTTGTCCGGGCGCACCATGCAGGACGCTGCCACCACGGGTGTGTGTGTCATGGCGATGATGGAACGGTCCTGGTTCCTGGTGCGCAACACCAAAGCTCGGTTGACGCGGGAAGGAACGATCGCCGCCCTCACCGACCTCATCTACTCGATGGTCGCTTCGCCGTCCACCGAATACCCACTGGAGGCAGCCCGTGCCATCGACTGA
- a CDS encoding ABC transporter substrate-binding protein, protein MKFDGRRRRIAAAMIAGVMVASLAACGSDDDSGGSAEASVDESSLGTPNKATGTPITLGFISEGAGATINNEDEIKGAQAAASYVNEYLGGLGGHPITLKVCETLGVPATATDCANQMVAAKVPAVLGGTLGTLDSVITVLAPTGIPLVMYIAPTQMGLTTPGVFSLFNGLSFFGGPAAWAQKQGFKKVDQVIIGVPAAEGAAKIAEIFFKNAGLSVSTTSVPPGTADMTPQITSAAENDPDFYHIAGSADFCTSALKAIKTVAPDAKTVIIERCIEPGTSSSIPGGYEGVEVAASADLNPDLESVKLFTAALSKWGDGAGVSTTTNTGYSPVVGFANALNAANITDTSAAGILAALKSAPPTELPNSDGIMFQCNGKQLSFSPNTCSADGILATADKEGNLTEFERMPADPALYSMGG, encoded by the coding sequence ATGAAGTTCGACGGACGCCGACGGCGAATCGCTGCGGCGATGATCGCGGGGGTAATGGTGGCGAGTCTCGCCGCGTGTGGGTCAGATGACGACTCAGGCGGTTCTGCTGAGGCGAGTGTGGACGAATCGTCGCTGGGCACCCCCAACAAGGCGACCGGTACCCCCATCACCTTGGGCTTCATCAGTGAAGGCGCCGGCGCGACGATCAACAACGAAGACGAGATCAAGGGTGCACAGGCGGCAGCGTCGTACGTGAACGAGTACCTCGGTGGCCTAGGGGGGCACCCGATCACACTGAAGGTGTGCGAGACGCTGGGTGTGCCGGCGACGGCCACCGACTGTGCCAACCAGATGGTGGCCGCCAAGGTGCCGGCCGTGCTCGGCGGCACACTCGGAACGCTGGACTCGGTCATCACCGTCCTTGCTCCCACCGGTATCCCGCTGGTCATGTACATCGCGCCCACCCAGATGGGACTGACGACTCCCGGCGTCTTCTCCCTCTTCAACGGGTTGTCCTTCTTCGGTGGACCCGCCGCGTGGGCGCAGAAGCAGGGATTCAAGAAGGTCGACCAGGTGATCATCGGCGTTCCGGCGGCCGAGGGTGCGGCCAAGATCGCCGAGATATTCTTCAAGAACGCCGGACTCTCTGTCAGCACGACCTCGGTCCCGCCCGGCACGGCCGACATGACACCCCAGATCACCAGTGCGGCCGAAAACGATCCGGATTTCTACCACATCGCCGGCTCTGCTGACTTCTGCACCAGTGCCCTGAAGGCGATCAAGACCGTGGCACCGGACGCCAAAACAGTGATCATCGAGCGTTGCATAGAACCGGGGACGAGCTCTTCGATCCCGGGGGGCTATGAAGGTGTCGAGGTCGCGGCATCGGCCGACCTCAATCCCGATCTGGAATCGGTCAAACTGTTCACTGCGGCCCTGAGCAAGTGGGGTGACGGTGCCGGCGTCTCGACGACGACGAATACCGGCTACTCGCCGGTTGTCGGTTTCGCCAACGCGCTAAACGCAGCGAACATCACGGACACCTCGGCAGCGGGAATTCTGGCCGCCCTCAAGTCTGCGCCGCCGACAGAACTGCCGAACTCGGACGGAATCATGTTCCAGTGCAACGGCAAGCAGCTGTCGTTCTCGCCGAACACCTGCAGTGCAGACGGCATCCTTGCTACGGCCGACAAAGAAGGGAATCTGACGGAGTTCGAGCGTATGCCGGCCGACCCCGCGCTGTACTCGATGGGCGGCTGA
- a CDS encoding FAD-binding protein translates to MNTPYDYDVVIVGFGAAGACAAIAAAESGAKVLVVDRALGGGASALSGGVVYAGGGTRYQQEAGCPDDAENMFEYLRQEVQGVVDDETLRQFCDGSVERLSWLEKHGAQFDSSLCEYKTSYPTDRHYLYYSGNEKAYPYNQYATPAPRGHRQVAKGMNSGRVLWERLRDAALGLGVTVLPATRVDELIIEDGQVRGIRGRTMPIDNDEAHRYRRLAYLGAKLTNWVPAVGKSLNRLAEREWAASAEVLTVRSPTVILSAGGFVFNRDMTRELAPAYNLISPLGTEGDDGKGIALGVSAGGTTAQMERVTAWRFLSPPAAMLEGIAVGVNGKRIANEDLYGATHAEIMVTEHGGKGYLIADSAIWRRARAQVRTQTLLFQRAQLASVFTTGHRKANSLSELADKLGISASGLAASVAEYNDAIASGTGDPAHKAAQMCAPIEEGPFYGIDISLRESLAYFVPGLTLGGLRVAGTSGLVLDRHDSPIAGLYAAGRTAVGICSRSYVSGLALADCVFSGQRAGQHAALSVVGDSPAQDARHPASVSSET, encoded by the coding sequence ATGAACACCCCTTATGACTACGACGTTGTGATCGTCGGGTTCGGCGCTGCCGGCGCCTGTGCCGCCATCGCGGCGGCAGAGAGCGGCGCCAAGGTCCTGGTTGTCGATCGCGCCCTCGGTGGTGGGGCGTCGGCGTTGTCCGGAGGTGTGGTGTACGCAGGTGGGGGAACTCGGTATCAGCAGGAGGCCGGGTGTCCCGACGATGCCGAGAACATGTTCGAGTACCTGCGTCAAGAGGTGCAGGGTGTGGTGGACGACGAGACCCTCCGCCAATTCTGTGACGGCAGTGTGGAACGCCTGAGCTGGCTGGAAAAGCACGGCGCACAGTTTGATTCATCACTATGCGAATACAAGACGTCGTATCCGACCGATCGCCACTACCTCTACTACTCGGGTAACGAGAAGGCGTACCCCTACAACCAGTACGCCACGCCCGCACCGCGCGGACATCGGCAGGTGGCCAAAGGAATGAATTCGGGCCGCGTCCTCTGGGAGAGACTGCGCGACGCGGCACTGGGGCTCGGCGTCACCGTGCTACCAGCGACCCGGGTCGACGAACTGATCATCGAGGACGGCCAGGTGCGAGGCATCCGCGGCCGGACGATGCCCATCGACAACGACGAGGCACACCGGTATCGCAGGCTGGCCTATCTCGGTGCCAAGTTGACCAACTGGGTACCCGCCGTCGGAAAGTCCCTCAACCGGCTCGCAGAACGTGAGTGGGCGGCGTCGGCCGAGGTCCTGACCGTTCGGTCGCCGACCGTGATCCTCTCGGCAGGCGGATTTGTGTTCAACCGTGACATGACGCGCGAACTCGCCCCCGCCTACAACCTGATCTCACCATTGGGCACAGAGGGGGACGACGGCAAAGGCATCGCTCTGGGGGTCAGTGCCGGCGGTACCACCGCACAGATGGAACGTGTCACCGCCTGGCGATTCTTGTCCCCGCCCGCGGCCATGCTCGAAGGAATCGCGGTCGGGGTCAACGGCAAGCGAATCGCGAACGAGGACCTGTACGGAGCAACCCACGCCGAGATCATGGTCACCGAGCACGGCGGCAAGGGTTACTTGATCGCGGACTCGGCCATCTGGCGGCGCGCGCGAGCGCAAGTACGCACGCAGACACTGCTTTTCCAGCGAGCCCAGCTCGCCTCGGTGTTCACCACCGGGCACCGCAAAGCCAACTCGCTGTCTGAACTGGCAGACAAGCTCGGCATCTCCGCCTCCGGGCTGGCCGCCAGTGTCGCCGAGTACAACGACGCAATCGCTTCGGGGACAGGAGATCCCGCGCACAAGGCCGCACAGATGTGTGCCCCGATCGAAGAGGGCCCGTTCTACGGCATCGACATATCTCTGCGCGAGTCGCTGGCATATTTTGTCCCGGGCCTCACCCTCGGGGGCTTGCGAGTTGCCGGAACGAGTGGTCTCGTTCTCGACCGCCACGATTCGCCGATCGCGGGGCTCTACGCAGCCGGACGGACCGCGGTGGGGATCTGTTCGAGGTCCTACGTCAGCGGACTGGCACTGGCCGACTGTGTGTTCTCCGGCCAACGTGCAGGTCAGCACGCCGCGCTCTCGGTGGTCGGCGATTCACCGGCACAGGACGCCCGTCATCCGGCCTCCGTTTCCAGCGAGACGTAA
- a CDS encoding OB-fold domain-containing protein, producing MTDSLMLAPLPVPDPDSAPYWNALAEGKLKICRCVDTGTWIHPPLERSRITGGPVRFDEVSGFGTIFSYIVIRQVTVPGHQPPYVTAIIELDEQPGLRMTGVVVAEPQALRIGQRVKARIVDIGESGVKAPEFVLVDTDEA from the coding sequence GTGACCGATTCACTCATGCTTGCCCCGTTGCCGGTTCCGGATCCCGACTCGGCGCCGTACTGGAACGCCCTCGCCGAGGGAAAACTCAAGATCTGCCGGTGCGTCGACACCGGAACGTGGATCCATCCGCCGCTAGAACGCAGCCGGATCACCGGTGGCCCGGTGCGGTTCGACGAAGTCAGTGGCTTCGGAACCATCTTCAGCTACATCGTGATCCGTCAGGTGACCGTGCCGGGTCACCAGCCGCCCTACGTGACGGCCATCATCGAACTGGACGAACAACCGGGGCTTCGCATGACCGGTGTGGTGGTCGCCGAACCCCAGGCCCTCCGGATCGGCCAACGAGTCAAGGCCCGGATCGTGGACATCGGTGAAAGTGGTGTGAAAGCGCCGGAATTCGTACTTGTCGACACCGACGAGGCCTGA
- a CDS encoding nonspecific lipid-transfer protein, with translation MNCAIAGIGRTDYSRRSNRTPLAMAIEACRGAIDDAGLKPADVDGICTFMVNDSAQPITVGWGLGIDELSWANAMYGGGNLVADQIATAAAVIEAGMCRAVLIYRSLNGRSGHRFGTVEGPLLVDQQDQFDAPSGFLVPPQWFAMWARRHQHEYGSTEEDLGHIAITQRAHAVPNEHALRREPLTMDEYLAARWINEPFRVLDCTSEVDGAVAILLVAEDVAADGAHDPVWLVGSSNSQSGSGWTQWDDPAAMYSRSAGPKLWERTGLGPSDMDVACMYDCFTYTVMATMEGYGFCEKGEVGEFFATGRASYGGDVVVNPHGGLLSEGYIHGLNHHFEAVTQLRHAAGARQVDNAELALVTAGGGPFGGANIYSRERP, from the coding sequence ATGAATTGTGCAATCGCCGGGATCGGACGAACCGACTACTCGCGCCGATCGAACCGAACACCATTGGCGATGGCCATCGAGGCGTGCCGAGGTGCCATCGATGATGCGGGATTGAAACCTGCTGACGTGGACGGCATCTGCACCTTCATGGTGAACGACTCGGCCCAGCCGATCACGGTGGGTTGGGGATTGGGTATCGACGAGTTGTCGTGGGCCAACGCCATGTATGGCGGCGGGAACCTGGTGGCCGACCAGATCGCCACGGCAGCAGCGGTGATCGAGGCCGGAATGTGCCGGGCGGTGTTGATCTACCGGTCGCTGAACGGTCGGTCGGGACACCGCTTCGGAACCGTCGAGGGTCCACTGCTGGTCGATCAACAAGATCAGTTCGATGCCCCGTCCGGATTCCTGGTGCCACCACAGTGGTTTGCGATGTGGGCGCGACGGCATCAGCACGAATACGGGTCCACCGAAGAGGATCTCGGGCACATCGCGATCACCCAACGAGCGCACGCTGTACCCAACGAGCACGCGTTGCGACGCGAGCCGCTGACGATGGACGAATATCTTGCGGCCCGGTGGATCAATGAACCGTTCCGGGTGCTGGACTGTACCTCCGAGGTCGACGGCGCGGTGGCCATCCTGCTGGTGGCCGAAGACGTGGCTGCCGACGGGGCGCACGACCCGGTGTGGCTCGTCGGGTCGAGCAATTCGCAGAGCGGTTCGGGCTGGACGCAGTGGGATGATCCTGCGGCGATGTACTCGCGTTCGGCCGGGCCGAAGCTCTGGGAGCGTACCGGGCTCGGGCCGTCCGACATGGACGTCGCGTGCATGTACGACTGCTTCACGTACACGGTGATGGCAACGATGGAGGGATATGGATTTTGCGAAAAGGGTGAGGTGGGAGAGTTTTTCGCGACCGGAAGGGCATCCTACGGCGGGGACGTGGTGGTCAATCCGCACGGCGGACTGCTGTCGGAGGGATACATACACGGTCTCAACCATCACTTCGAGGCCGTGACACAGCTCCGGCACGCGGCGGGCGCCCGGCAGGTCGACAACGCAGAACTCGCCTTGGTCACCGCAGGCGGTGGCCCGTTCGGCGGAGCCAACATCTACAGCAGGGAACGCCCGTGA
- a CDS encoding nitroreductase family protein has protein sequence MGDLQTIQRTQRACRRFDPDQAVQDSDLQEMLEAAVHAPSAENTQPWRFVVVRDPRSRGLLASWWSESWRADYVRQNVSDDVLYNDLEFGLAGGGFASAPVIVVVCADVGRVPEDFAPASIFPAVQNMLLAANDLEYGSCLTTGLTIMYAEQVRQLLGLPDELLPMAAVYIGRPARTLAPPRRTPAAAVTFRERYGSPW, from the coding sequence GTGGGTGATCTCCAGACGATCCAGCGTACGCAGCGAGCGTGCCGCCGTTTCGATCCGGATCAGGCGGTGCAGGACAGCGACCTCCAGGAGATGCTCGAGGCGGCGGTGCATGCTCCGAGCGCCGAGAACACCCAGCCGTGGCGGTTCGTGGTGGTCCGAGATCCCCGGTCACGTGGCCTTCTGGCATCGTGGTGGTCCGAATCCTGGCGAGCCGACTATGTCCGTCAGAACGTTTCCGACGACGTGCTCTATAACGATCTCGAATTCGGTTTGGCGGGAGGCGGATTCGCCTCTGCCCCGGTCATCGTCGTGGTGTGCGCCGACGTAGGGCGGGTTCCGGAGGATTTCGCCCCGGCGTCGATCTTCCCGGCCGTACAGAACATGCTCCTGGCCGCCAACGACCTCGAGTACGGGTCGTGCCTGACGACCGGTCTGACAATCATGTATGCCGAGCAGGTCCGGCAGTTGCTCGGATTGCCCGACGAACTGCTGCCGATGGCTGCCGTCTACATCGGTAGACCGGCACGGACACTGGCGCCCCCGCGACGAACCCCTGCAGCTGCGGTCACCTTCCGCGAAAGGTATGGATCCCCATGGTGA
- a CDS encoding SDR family oxidoreductase, which translates to MDYRIKGRVALVVGGSKGIGKETAKMLAAEGSRVAIVARTQKHIDRAVEEITAAGGDAIGVPADMSSQEGIESAVATVTERLGAPLIVVTQADFHVRGFFEEITRAEDYVDSYRTYTLSQVHMLHAVLPSMREAGWGRFVHIGSGTAKEPQSLPPHTVANATRPSTVGLLKSVADEYAQFGITINTVAPGWIATKTTNWYLSTHEGLTDDAAGKQWLMEKAGVPAGRAGDPEEIASTIAYLCSDQAGYLNGHYICVDGAHHRSAF; encoded by the coding sequence ATGGATTACCGGATCAAGGGACGTGTGGCGCTTGTCGTCGGCGGCAGCAAGGGCATCGGCAAGGAAACGGCCAAGATGCTCGCCGCCGAAGGCAGCAGAGTCGCGATCGTGGCCCGTACCCAAAAACACATCGACCGCGCCGTGGAAGAGATCACGGCCGCCGGCGGGGATGCGATCGGCGTCCCGGCGGACATGAGTTCGCAGGAAGGCATCGAGTCGGCGGTCGCGACCGTGACCGAGCGACTGGGCGCACCGCTGATCGTGGTGACGCAGGCCGACTTCCATGTGCGTGGTTTTTTCGAGGAGATCACCCGTGCCGAGGACTACGTGGACTCGTACCGCACCTACACGCTCAGTCAGGTGCACATGCTGCACGCCGTACTGCCCTCCATGCGTGAGGCCGGCTGGGGCCGATTCGTCCACATCGGGTCAGGAACGGCCAAAGAACCCCAGAGTCTTCCACCGCACACGGTCGCAAACGCCACCCGCCCCTCGACGGTCGGGCTTCTCAAGAGCGTGGCAGACGAATACGCCCAGTTCGGCATCACCATCAACACCGTGGCACCGGGCTGGATCGCCACCAAGACCACCAACTGGTATCTCTCGACACACGAGGGGCTCACCGACGACGCAGCAGGTAAGCAATGGCTCATGGAGAAGGCCGGCGTGCCGGCCGGCCGTGCCGGAGATCCCGAAGAGATCGCCTCCACCATCGCCTACCTGTGCTCAGACCAGGCCGGCTACCTGAACGGCCACTACATCTGTGTCGACGGGGCACACCACCGCTCGGCCTTCTGA
- a CDS encoding phosphotransferase, whose translation MDTFAALHGQHWESPRFGTDLSWVTPLSHRVGFKALAWQFRKMRVSLTERSDLSLPVEVHRMCEFVNQHDADLYRRWDQGPLTLIHGDTHLGNTFETTDGRAGLLDWQLVHRAPSMREVAYTLVWSVPTELRREHESHLISRYLEGLAASGVAKPPTYQEAWADYRFFAFDAWDSIAFGVAWPGMQSEETVTEGFRRANAAVADLKVADALRDYLH comes from the coding sequence ATGGACACTTTCGCCGCTTTGCACGGGCAGCATTGGGAAAGCCCGCGATTCGGCACCGACTTGTCATGGGTGACACCGCTCAGTCACCGGGTCGGTTTCAAGGCCCTGGCGTGGCAGTTCCGGAAAATGCGTGTATCGCTCACCGAACGTTCAGACCTGTCGCTCCCCGTCGAGGTGCACCGCATGTGCGAGTTCGTGAATCAGCACGACGCTGACTTGTACCGACGATGGGATCAGGGTCCGTTGACACTGATCCACGGTGATACACACCTGGGCAACACATTCGAGACCACAGATGGTCGTGCCGGCTTGCTGGATTGGCAACTGGTTCACCGCGCGCCGTCGATGCGCGAGGTCGCTTACACGCTGGTCTGGTCGGTACCCACCGAACTGCGTCGCGAACACGAGTCACATCTGATCTCACGCTATCTCGAAGGGCTGGCGGCCAGCGGGGTTGCCAAGCCGCCGACATACCAAGAAGCATGGGCCGACTACCGGTTCTTCGCCTTTGATGCGTGGGATTCCATCGCATTCGGTGTTGCGTGGCCAGGGATGCAGTCAGAGGAAACCGTCACCGAGGGCTTCCGCAGGGCCAATGCCGCGGTCGCGGACCTCAAAGTCGCGGACGCGCTGAGAGATTATCTGCATTGA
- a CDS encoding Rieske 2Fe-2S domain-containing protein, translated as MGQLSMHPTGWFQVAWSADLAIGDVVPLHYFSSELVAFRGKDGQVHVLDAHCQHLGANLAVGGCVVDDGIQCPFHGWVWDGRGRNVRIPYEAKPNRARKVRSWPVSERNDSVYIWHDVLGRDPMWEVPDALRSLGDHISATTFRPVDANARALTKNVRVHPQTIAENAVDPHHFRYVHHTPISPVVLRETSDNASWAAKVGFGKKWQHGIDDPQDTINTLEILWSGVGLSFSGEHMRNGIRVTGICPTPVDDQVSDIFGTYWIDEGSEDPEGFIANGKAALVDDVNIWNHQRYMDPPGLSPSEAAGFRKLRTWARDFYPPVEDADTKSLSVSAR; from the coding sequence ATGGGTCAGCTCAGCATGCACCCGACCGGATGGTTTCAGGTCGCCTGGTCGGCCGACCTGGCGATCGGCGATGTTGTCCCTCTCCACTACTTCAGTTCCGAACTGGTCGCCTTTCGCGGCAAGGACGGCCAGGTGCACGTGCTCGACGCACACTGCCAGCATCTCGGTGCCAATCTGGCCGTCGGTGGATGCGTCGTGGACGACGGGATCCAGTGCCCGTTTCACGGGTGGGTCTGGGATGGGCGGGGCCGGAACGTGCGAATCCCGTACGAGGCGAAGCCGAATCGCGCCCGCAAGGTGCGCAGTTGGCCGGTCAGCGAGCGAAACGACTCCGTCTACATCTGGCACGACGTCCTCGGCCGGGATCCGATGTGGGAGGTGCCCGACGCCCTGCGAAGTCTCGGCGACCACATCAGTGCCACGACGTTCCGGCCCGTCGATGCCAACGCACGCGCCCTGACCAAGAACGTGCGCGTTCACCCGCAGACCATCGCCGAGAATGCCGTCGACCCGCATCACTTCCGGTATGTGCACCACACGCCGATCAGCCCGGTGGTGTTGCGCGAGACCTCGGACAACGCCTCGTGGGCGGCCAAGGTCGGCTTCGGCAAGAAGTGGCAGCACGGAATCGACGACCCGCAGGACACCATCAATACACTCGAAATCCTGTGGAGTGGAGTCGGATTGAGCTTCAGTGGTGAGCACATGCGCAACGGCATCCGGGTCACCGGCATCTGCCCGACCCCGGTCGATGACCAGGTGAGTGACATCTTCGGCACCTACTGGATCGATGAGGGCAGCGAAGATCCCGAAGGATTCATCGCGAACGGCAAGGCCGCGCTCGTCGATGACGTCAACATCTGGAATCACCAGCGCTACATGGATCCTCCCGGGCTCTCACCATCGGAGGCGGCAGGCTTTCGTAAGCTGCGTACCTGGGCCCGTGACTTCTATCCGCCGGTCGAGGATGCGGACACCAAGAGCCTGTCGGTATCTGCCCGATAG
- a CDS encoding 2Fe-2S iron-sulfur cluster-binding protein: MSRPPNRRVQPATAAVVVRVDPGEHDIEVRAGESLIEAAWRAGYQWPTLCYGMGTCTACQCEVLDGLDNLSPRTEAEEHMLGDLGRRKRRANPRRVRLACQLFLTGDATIRKPGVRVTENVESTTATTEAGSQVPTDKESRR, translated from the coding sequence ATGAGCCGACCCCCCAACCGTCGGGTGCAGCCTGCCACCGCAGCGGTGGTCGTGAGAGTTGATCCCGGTGAACACGACATCGAGGTTCGCGCGGGTGAGTCCCTCATCGAGGCTGCGTGGCGGGCCGGCTACCAATGGCCCACACTCTGCTACGGGATGGGCACCTGTACGGCCTGTCAATGCGAGGTTCTCGACGGCCTCGACAACCTCTCGCCGCGAACCGAAGCCGAGGAGCACATGCTGGGTGACCTCGGCAGACGCAAACGGCGGGCCAATCCGCGGCGGGTGCGACTGGCGTGCCAGCTCTTCCTGACGGGCGACGCGACGATCCGCAAGCCCGGCGTGCGTGTCACCGAGAACGTGGAATCAACCACCGCGACAACCGAAGCCGGATCCCAAGTACCTACGGACAAGGAGTCCAGACGATGA
- a CDS encoding TetR/AcrR family transcriptional regulator, with the protein MQAIIDLEEHVTTTANQLGRPIGANSEETRKRIMFAAMRLVAEVGYTRATIREVAREAEMTSGTLYHYFPNKSELVRTTFNEFAGTAVTRMAEAALTGNTLLDNLVAVLDEADQVMREFPHIAAFEQAVRVEGAQHLNLQVASNSIFTTMRGLLEQIVTSGGPHALTTDVDGTVNVLYALLRGLVETAATASPDDYHSTLRSAKLLIRGQLFNYTELT; encoded by the coding sequence GTGCAGGCCATCATCGACCTCGAGGAACACGTGACCACGACGGCAAACCAGCTCGGTCGCCCTATCGGCGCGAACAGCGAGGAGACTCGCAAACGCATCATGTTCGCGGCGATGCGCCTGGTCGCAGAAGTGGGATACACCCGAGCGACGATCCGCGAGGTCGCCCGCGAAGCCGAGATGACCAGCGGCACTCTGTACCACTACTTCCCGAACAAGTCCGAGCTCGTCAGAACCACCTTCAACGAGTTCGCCGGGACAGCGGTCACCAGAATGGCCGAAGCTGCGTTGACCGGCAACACCTTGTTGGACAACCTCGTAGCGGTCCTTGACGAAGCCGATCAGGTGATGCGGGAGTTCCCCCACATCGCCGCATTCGAACAGGCAGTGCGCGTCGAGGGAGCCCAGCACCTCAACCTCCAGGTCGCCAGCAATTCGATCTTCACGACGATGCGAGGGCTGCTCGAGCAGATCGTGACCAGTGGTGGCCCGCACGCTCTCACCACCGATGTCGACGGCACCGTGAACGTCCTCTACGCACTGCTGCGAGGACTGGTGGAAACCGCTGCGACCGCCTCGCCGGACGATTATCACAGCACACTGCGGTCGGCGAAACTGCTCATCCGCGGCCAGTTGTTCAACTACACCGAACTCACCTAG